The DNA window GCAGGGTTTTTGGTAAAGCATTACAAAATCCAATTGCGACAGCCGTGATCTCAAGGTCAAGGACCACGCTCTTGAATAAAGACAGTGTTCTTAGAGATTTTCCACAACCACACgcaatgtttttgttattgttgtgtttggGATGaatattaagtttttttttttttgttgatatcACCACCTGTTAGTTAAGTTTTAACTTCTACGTCATCGATCAAAATGCAAATTTACAAACCATCTAATTGAATTCATCTGCATTCTTCACTTTGTCATGTTCATGCAGATGATGAGGTCGacctgcaacacaacacagcacGGAGTGAGGAAGGAAACTCTGGTAGAGGATCCCCTCCTCCGAAAAGCAAAGGCAAATTTTCCAAGATGGGACGGATCTTCAAGCCCTGGaaatggaggaagaagaagcaaagtGAAAAGTTTGCTGAAACATCAATAGGTATGCTGGGCTTAGTATTTTGTACTAGTTGTGTTCATTAACTTGTGctttatttattgatatttCTTCCCTTTCTTCAGCCTTAGAAAGAAAGATTTCTGTTAGAAAGAGTCGCCAAGAGCTGATTTCTAGAGGGGTTCTAAAGGATATCCCAGAAAACGGTAGGCTGACCCTTAGtttaatttgttaaataaatattctaTCCATGAATTGGCTCCATTTTTGACATTAACTGTGTGCCATGCTTGTGTCTTTATCGAACAGAGAGCAATGATGTAAACCACTCCAAAGCTCCACCAGTGAAAAATGGACACCCTGTGCCAATGGACGTTGACAGATTGTCGGAAGCAGGAACACGAGTGTCTCGAGGGGAATCTGACATCAAGGGGAATCCCCTCAAGCTGCCCCTAGTAGATGAACGTCGAAGCAGAGCACCATCTGATGCCTCCCGAAGTAACCGAGCACCATTGGATGTGGACTCTCACGCACGGCTTTCTGTGGACCCAGACAGGAGAAGCCGTCTGCCATCAGATGTTGATAAAAGAGCTGGGTCCTTACCAAGAGGACCTCCACAAGAGGATCGATACCGCAGGGAAGAGAGGCGGGATACCAGAGATGACAGGGAGGACAGTCGAAGGAAGAACAGGGAAGACGTGGAAAGAAGAGACTTGCGAGAGGACAGGGAAAGGGATGGTGGAGTTGATCGAAGGGAAGACAGAGACTTCAGAGAAAGGCGTGAATGGAAagatgacagagagaggagagatggaaaaacagagaaagaaaacagagaaaggagGGATGGTGATGACAGGGATAGGAAGGATAGGGGCGAGAGGGAGCGTAGAGACCGGGACGAACGGGAGGTTAGAGAACGAGCCGAGAGGGAGCGCAGAGATCGAGATGACAGGGAAAGAAGAGACAGGGGGGATGACAGGGAAAGAAGAGACAGGGGGGATGACAGGGATCGAAGGCttgagagggaaaggagagaagagCGAGAAAGggaagacagggagagaaaagatGTACGAGGAGATAGAGATGATGGGGATAGGAGGGATGATCGAGACAGGCGGGATGATCGAGACAGgcgagaagaaaaagagaggagagaggacagggaCAAACGGGAAGACTGGACCAAGAGAGATGAAAGAGAGCGACGAGACGAGCGGGAAAAGAGGGACGAGAAGGACAGGAGAGAAAAGCCTGAGCCTCTACGGTCTGTGGCCGACTCTCAGCCTCTTGCCAGGCCAGTTTCTGAGATTGACCTGCGGCCTCCTCTACAGAAAAGCTCATCCGAAGAGAGCAAGAAGGTGCGTCCAGCTTCAGAGTCTGACAAGAGGACTACCCTGCCCAGATACATACCAGCCGCAGAGTTCAGAGAGCGCTCAGGTAAGAATGTTTCTCATGTGGAGTTTGAGTAGCTAACATAACAATTGATTTTCTCTATTTTGCCAGTTTGTGACATTCAACAAGTAAATAACACTCAAGAAACGAAGTTGATGGTTTTGTTGTGTTGACATCTGAGAGTACTTATCACTGGATTCCCAAAGGAAACACAGGAAAACcaagcttttacatttttcagtgtGGCCTCTATATCAGTTCTTTGCAATGCACTTCATACTGGTGACAGTATTGGAAAAAACTGACATTGCGATATCTTTTATATCTGcaataataaatattttgaaatagaGATAACCATAAAAATGCTCTATTCTATGATATACTTATCAGGCCTGCATGATATTGGAATTTGTACGACGTGTGCACATACTAACCATGACTCAGCTTTatgtctatctgctgttcttcatgttttacacagtacttgtgtttgcaacatgtcctTTCTGACTCCCAAAGATTAACCACTAAATTGGTAGCAATTTATTTTAGGTTGGCTCAAATTCCATAACCATTCCTGTGCGAtttattgaatttgaatttatttatttaatagggacaatgcaatttaacataatttcaatacaaagcatgaaactgatgtgctgcataaagagtatatagctattgctaatttccaactcgtgtccccagttgggcctttgtacATTTGTACCTTTGTGCAACCTTTTGGTGACACAAATGTGTTAATTGGTGTGTTGGCATCACAGAAATAATGCTAATGAAAATCAATGAGGATCATTTTAGTTAGTGGACAAATGAATCCTCTAGAACAGCGGTTTTCAACAGGTCAGAACACACCACCACCTCCTTAACAAGAAATTGTGACCCAAATTTATGAAAATGGTCCACCACTAAAAATGGCTCAGCGACCCACTTTTAGGTCCCGTCCCAGCAGTTGATAATCACTGCTCTGGAAGGTCCAATGACTGTACAAAGAGCGGTAGGATTTCCAGGAAATGCCCCTAAAATCCCTCTGAGATGCTGGTTTACATATGATCCTCACAACTAGAAGTTCAAATTCAAGGgagtctcaggaggcaagacatgacgtaataCAACTATGATGCAGGGCGCCACATGGCCTGGCCGTTgtgttgcgcgccccatgtgctGGCTGTGGTCCTCGTCTCTGCTTCGGTGGGTTCAGGTCACCTTTGATGTAGtttgtttcttaatttttttttaaacatttcttcatgGAACAAAATCATGTTCTTGAGCTCCTCTTAAATATTTGTACAAACCTTTAAACTGATCTACATGTACAGGCCCCTCAAGCTACCAGCAAAGCTTTAGtgctgtccaaaaaaaaaaatctacaaatgGTTATATGGATttacattaaaggctttatttgcaaaaatttgccaaaacaactcgcgctgcattgttgtgttagcatgctaatgctagcgatctttattatgctcgtatcttcacactgcatgtaaatttacccgaaatgactgtgatctagaaacgcttacatgacattcaaataagcagtgagtacagtatgttgttattcttttctctagtccctcaattaaacaacttttatacgcaaggggatgAGTCGGCTGGCCGTCCGGGTgatgtcaacaaactgaagataggactctgaaagcatcacagacagcgggactcggggtgtcacactcattgtagacagtcatgactcagagttattttcagaggatattcttgatttctattatatttaagtgtgacaaatatattatatatatataaagcctttaaagactgCAAGAAGTTTGACTgttatatttcatgtttctaGTGATGTTACGAGATTTGTTTACAGTGTAAATATATTTCAGCAAGACGTGGAAAGGCTCTGTGATCTTTATGTCACTTTATGAAAATTGAAATTTGTGATTTACCCAAAGCAATATTCAAACCAAACGTTCTCTTTGCAGTCCCGTTGCCTCTCACAGTCAGTGAAATAATGTCAGCATAAATAGTTCTGGTCAGAAAAGATTGCATTAGCAATTGTTTTCTTTACAGGGACAAgacacacttttttgttttgcaatcTTGTATGCAAAGACGGAGGAAGCCTTTGAGAGAGGACGATTTTacttgactaaaaaaaaaagacaagaaatcaGTTAGATGTGTGTAATTAAATGGAGGGTCATCAGAGCATTAACTcgagtgtgtgtctatgtcaAAGGTCTTCTGTAGCTAGTTTTCTATTAAGTTCAATCTAATGCATCATATACTTTTTATGTGCTCAAACCAAATAAAACAACTAGCCTGAGCATCCAGGTTGGCATGTGAATGCcttttgttgtattatttttttgttgtactcTGATGTAGGTGGAGGAATCATTTATGTCTTGTTTGttcttgtatttgttttctccAGTTGAGACGTTCGCTGACACACATATGTTCTGTCTCTGGGGCACTACAAACAATGTTTAAGCCTTTTGATGCTGTAAtacagacatactgtatgtactcACTAAAGTCTCCTGATAGTACTGAAAAGACATTTTAGATAAATGTTGAGTGAACTGTAAATCTGACCGGGTTCTCCTGATGCTAATATCTCAGTCAGAAAGCCTTAACAAACGAGAGTAAATATGTAGCTCTGATTCATGGATTAAGGAGAAACACATCAGACCCCTCTGTGCTGCTTTGATCTGTCTCCATGTCTGCTGTGTGTAAACTTCAAACTGATTCATTTTACCCTTCATCCTCTTACAGCTTTAGAAGCTTGATCAGAGTCTCGCTCTGGGTGAGCTCTGAcagctttcccttttttccctgttttttgtgtttgtgatcccccgtttgtgtttctcttatgTCATTTCTTTACAGCAGAGCAACAGTAGAGTTATTGTGACCCCttcttttaatttgtctttgtgtttgtgtttacgtATGGACCCTCTCTGTAGAGTCTGCCGGTGTCCGCTTCACCCCTGACCCTCATCCATCACAAGACTCCAAGCAGGAACCTCCCCCACCCAAACAGGCCCTGCTTCCCCCTAAGCTTCTCACCGCTTCCTCCAATGAGTCCGGCAGGAGTCCAACcccatcctcttcttcctcatcctcctccacctcctctgcttcctcctctgccGCTGTAGCTGTGGCAAAGCCGCCAAGGACAGTCTCCCTTATAGTTGACGAGCCACCTCGACCCCCCCACGCTGCTCCCTCCTCAGCTGACTCTGACACACCGCCCCCTGTTCCTCCTCACGCTAAGCAGCCTCCCGTCCCTCCACCCAAACCCTCCAACCGCAACAGCAACCCTGCACTGCTTGGTGAGTTTGTCGGCGTCTGCTTCTGCAGTTTTATAGGCTTCTGTATACACAGCTGCTTTGGTCTATGGCTCAGATTACAAAGGAAGACGAAAGACAGAAACAACCTCCAAAATAAGCTTTATAAGATTTTAATAGGCTCATGGAAACTTTAGAGACACAGTGGTATAAACTTTCCTGTTAATTACCGGGTTTTAAAAAGTTGCCTCTAAGGTGCTGTAGTCTCACAAGTAAGAAAGGTATTGGTCGTGGCTTTATCGACTTGTTGGATGAAATACATGTTGCAACACACAAGTTAGTTTCAACATACCGTCCCCCAGGGCAGGTGTTTAGTAATTTTTTATTAACTCTTGCCATGGTATGAGATTGATAATAGCAGAGCCAGACAAaggttttctgtattttctgcaaTGTAATCTCTCAAGGGGAATTGCACCTGGTTAACTTTAAGTGCTTATTTTGGCCACTGAAACCGAGATTATGACTTTAAGTTGCCTTTCCAAAAAGGCCTCAGACCTGTCTatgacccttttttttgtgaataatAAACAGAGCTAAGTAGCTCTTTTTAAAGCCACTACATGCCGtcgatttaaaaacaataatcttACCTTGCACAACACACTAGTTGTTGGTCTATAGCTGCCTCAACCACGTAGTCTTTTTGTGCTGGATCTAAGCTTTGTGTCTGAAACCTAAAAgtcacacaacaaaacaaacaaatgaagttcCACATTCTGCAAGGTAGATGTACTATTTTTGTAAATGGAGTTCTCACCTTTGTAACATGTGTGATGTAACGGCTGTTTCTCATTAAAAGGACCATCATTATCCTCCCTGTCAAAAAGGTCTCTAGCTATAGGGATCTTATCTTTAAAATAGGCATACACTAAGAATAACAATATGGGCCTATCAGTGGCAAAAGCAATTATTTATAGGGCTTTCACAATTGCAGAATACTCCTGAAAAGCTCCTGATATTggctggagtttctcctgccagagcCGAGGCAGACatgagaacgcagcagaatataatctggagaattcacctcaagcgAGTAGGAGAGGGGGGTGACGAGGGGGGtctctttttcaaaccaaataCATGTATAGTCTTGTAGCTCAAAGtctcttcattttcattcacaaaacaaaagaactgTTGTGAAAAGTCAGTTGAAGTTGCTATTCACATGATAACTCTGGTGTGCAAGGTTTTAGCCCACACCCATTACTAAGATGGAGATTTGCACTTGTTTTCATGGACAGGCTTAATCATTTTTGGTTTGTGAGGGAAACAAAACGTTTAACAATGATCAAGAACAAATATTCAAACTTCATGtagtatgtttttaatgttatttaagTATAAACTGAGTGTAAGAGATATGCTGCAGCTCGTAGCTGTGTAGGTGTTTTCCAGTATGTTGCTGTTGTGCAGCCATCACTCTGAGGAGAGAACACGCACCGGCTTGTCTTGGCTGCATTTATGCAACGCCAGCACTTCTCTGGAGGTTAGATAGAAACTGACGGGCTTTTAGTATTTCATATCCTTTGTACCAGCTTGCTACAGCTGCTCTTGTTTACAGCCACTCCCAGTGCTGTTCTGTTTGTAACAGTATCTGTGGCAGGGATACATTCCCCCACCATTTGTCAGGCGAGCCTTCCATACATATGTTAGTGGATTTCATTTCTCACTGTCACATTTACAGACTAATGGTATGCGCCTGTTCAGAGCAGCCTTTCTCATTGGCTGTTTGAGATTACTCGGTAATGGACTTTGACATGATTGGAGAGTGTTGGTTTGactgtaaatacacacacacacatacacacacacacacaggcttcatGCATGCaatcctttttctgtttctgtgttgtacaaaaagcttgtttgaaatatgttttgttcGGTACTCTCACAACAAAAGGATTTCATTTCATGATTACcaaaaagacagagacagttTTTTGAGGCTGATCCagaaaattatataaaaaaaatctagtgATGGGAAATCAGcccatgttcatttttttttaaacatggactTTTTAAGAAACAATTTAGATATGAATCCCTCAGATTTATTACTGACTGTCTGTATTTGACCTCTCGTAGTATAAAAATCAACCTGTCAGTGCCTCCTGGTGGAGAAAATTATTGAGACCCAATTTTTAATTACTGTGAACCTAGTTTGGCTATTTGTTACTTCTGTATCATGTTTCTTATCAGCcagcataaaaacaaaagaaagaacaacCTGCAATAACTGATATGAACTGATGTATAGCAGTGTGGGACTCTTTTATTCTTAGGCTCTGGTCACTTTGGTCACAAAGCCGTTAAACTTGGTGGCCAGATGACATTTTTGGttgccaaaatgttttttataaataatacaatGACGGCAATGACGATTCAACACAActttaagaataaataaaagtatgtggtttcggacacagcctatatattttttttaaattattgaagAATCACTGAAATTGAAAGTTTAAGTTCTTTTAAAGATGGTACATTATTTACTCTCTTCCCTATTTGTCAGTAAAACTTTGTTTTGTAGTGGACACCTACTAGCCATCTACTGTacctgttttttaatttattggcCACAGTCACTTTTGGGGTCATTGGCCATAGAGCTAATGGCCATAGAGTTTTAATGTCAAACTGTATACAATCACTTAATCAAAGAAGACTAGACATTTTGTCAATGGGGCACACCACACTGCGGTGTTACTTTATGTTACCAGGGTGAGaaagtgtttcttgtcttaTGTTCAGAACCTCTCTTATATCTGCACAGATGTTCTTAAACATCTCactctgagtgtttgttttgttctttttgcttgttttactgtgcttgtaatctcaaCGGCATtgaaaatgagggaaacctccgTGTCcttttcgagaataaataaaggtttgactATGGGTGTAACTCTGCTTCAAGACCGCGTCAAACCAGGACTGACTTTATCCCCCGCCTTGAAAAATCTACAGAAATGTCTCTCCTAACTTGGAATGTAAATGCAACCCTATCCCTGACATCTCCACTCATTTCTGCCAGCCTCCTCATTGAACAGGGGCTCTAGGGTCAGGCAGCCTTGTTACTGGACCAGCTGGAGACGCCAGAGCGAGCTCGGCCTCTACCTCTCTTTACCTGTGTACATGCGGCACAGGGCCTGCCAGACCTGTTCAGGTACCCTACAAGGAGCCAGATCTCAGTGCATCTTAATTAAGCCTGCAGACTGGACGTAATGATTCACCACCGTCGTTGCTAATGGAATAGCTCACTTCCATTTTAACACTAATAGTGCATTGCATGTGTACTGCAGCCAGATAGTAGGAGCTGTTCTCAGTTCAACTAACTTGACTGTGCAAAGAAAAGACTGCATGCACACTGGCCACATCGAATGTGCAGAATTGTGTTTGTTGATCTCAGAGAATGCCCCTTACAGATAGTTGATACGTGTGTGTTAATATTTGTGTGTCATCCCCTACTGACCCAGCAACCAACAGTAACaggaccatgttttttttctcctcctctaaaGCTTTTGTTGATCTGatggcttgattttttttttttttttaattacactaGCTTGCTTTGCTACATAATGTGCTTTTTAATGTTCTCTGATTgcagttaatacatttttggaTTTTCTGTTTGTGGTGTCATAATTTTGACTCTCAAGCTGAAATTGATTGTTATCATCAAATGAGAAATCTCACTTTGATCCCATGAAGGATGAGCAATTCtctgagaatgtttttttctttacaccTCTGCCTATTTAGGTACATCCAAAGgtaaaagaaagagaatatAATCTGGTGTCAGCATTTTACCTTAGCGGTGAAACTTCATAGCATTTACgcacacaaaatgttttattctgattttgttcttcttctcagAAAGACCATGTTCCTTCAAAGTTGTATAATTGCTTCCACATTTTTTTAGCCAAATTTCCATTTACTTGCAGCTGCGTATACTTACCTTAATGCCACAAAAT is part of the Labrus mixtus chromosome 16, fLabMix1.1, whole genome shotgun sequence genome and encodes:
- the phactr4a gene encoding phosphatase and actin regulator 4A isoform X4; this translates as MENPDDEVDLQHNTARSEEGNSGRGSPPPKSKGKFSKMGRIFKPWKWRKKKQSEKFAETSIALERKISVRKSRQELISRGVLKDIPENESNDVNHSKAPPVKNGHPVPMDVDRLSEAGTRVSRGESDIKGNPLKLPLVDERRSRAPSDASRSNRAPLDVDSHARLSVDPDRRSRLPSDVDKRAGSLPRGPPQEDRYRREERRDTRDDREDSRRKNREDVERRDLREDRERDGGVDRREDRDFRERREWKDDRERRDGKTEKENRERRDGDDRDRKDRGERERRDRDEREVRERAERERRDRDDRERRDRGDDRERRDRGDDRDRRLERERREEREREDRERKDVRGDRDDGDRRDDRDRRDDRDRREEKERREDRDKREDWTKRDERERRDEREKRDEKDRREKPEPLRSVADSQPLARPVSEIDLRPPLQKSSSEESKKVRPASESDKRTTLPRYIPAAEFRERSESAGVRFTPDPHPSQDSKQEPPPPKQALLPPKLLTASSNESGRSPTPSSSSSSSSTSSASSSAAVAVAKPPRTVSLIVDEPPRPPHAAPSSADSDTPPPVPPHAKQPPVPPPKPSNRNSNPALLASSLNRGSRVRQPCYWTSWRRQSELGLYLSLPVYMRHRACQTCSAELSQAGSGVIIVPAPEKRSPPTPPKRMTPVTKRHSVDPSPPSQASESPTTDPASAPFQTPPTVQIGENSEDKTNTAALQAFIESLPSPPSHIPPSPPRVQSLQPPNSSSSSGPVPTIQEDPPSTTAEPPSQPPSIPLHILIQRALASPGQAQPNPEGSKRAHSLLFESPPEFLTEAGVPSRLSLPITIEPLRLPEDDDFDMEEEMRKLHPQRPSRQAELEPRCRKGLVVDSRVSVIHEGGGPGDSEEESDSDGPILYRDTDEDDDDEDAPTGGLASRVKRKDTLALKLERQEREERDTQENHDGTSWHNREQWLALRNKIGTTLNRRLSQRPSAEELEQRNILLAKNEADRRLERCEIKRRLTRKLSQRPTVAELQERKILRFHEYVESTHAHDYDRRADKPWTKLTPADKAAIRKELNEFKSSEMEVHEASRIYTRFHRP
- the phactr4a gene encoding phosphatase and actin regulator 4A isoform X3; protein product: MAVQSEYIHDEVDLQHNTARSEEGNSGRGSPPPKSKGKFSKMGRIFKPWKWRKKKQSEKFAETSIALERKISVRKSRQELISRGVLKDIPENESNDVNHSKAPPVKNGHPVPMDVDRLSEAGTRVSRGESDIKGNPLKLPLVDERRSRAPSDASRSNRAPLDVDSHARLSVDPDRRSRLPSDVDKRAGSLPRGPPQEDRYRREERRDTRDDREDSRRKNREDVERRDLREDRERDGGVDRREDRDFRERREWKDDRERRDGKTEKENRERRDGDDRDRKDRGERERRDRDEREVRERAERERRDRDDRERRDRGDDRERRDRGDDRDRRLERERREEREREDRERKDVRGDRDDGDRRDDRDRRDDRDRREEKERREDRDKREDWTKRDERERRDEREKRDEKDRREKPEPLRSVADSQPLARPVSEIDLRPPLQKSSSEESKKVRPASESDKRTTLPRYIPAAEFRERSESAGVRFTPDPHPSQDSKQEPPPPKQALLPPKLLTASSNESGRSPTPSSSSSSSSTSSASSSAAVAVAKPPRTVSLIVDEPPRPPHAAPSSADSDTPPPVPPHAKQPPVPPPKPSNRNSNPALLASSLNRGSRVRQPCYWTSWRRQSELGLYLSLPVYMRHRACQTCSAELSQAGSGVIIVPAPEKRSPPTPPKRMTPVTKRHSVDPSPPSQASESPTTDPASAPFQTPPTVQIGENSEDKTNTAALQAFIESLPSPPSHIPPSPPRVQSLQPPNSSSSSGPVPTIQEDPPSTTAEPPSQPPSIPLHILIQRALASPGQAQPNPEGSKRAHSLLFESPPEFLTEAGVPSRLSLPITIEPLRLPEDDDFDMEEEMRKLHPQRPSRQAELEPRCRKGLVVDSRVSVIHEGGGPGDSEEESDSDGPILYRDTDEDDDDEDAPTGGLASRVKRKDTLALKLERQEREERDTQENHDGTSWHNREQWLALRNKIGTTLNRRLSQRPSAEELEQRNILLAKNEADRRLERCEIKRRLTRKLSQRPTVAELQERKILRFHEYVESTHAHDYDRRADKPWTKLTPADKAAIRKELNEFKSSEMEVHEASRIYTRFHRP
- the phactr4a gene encoding phosphatase and actin regulator 4A isoform X1 translates to MGQSASSETVPQQLALNNTDDEVDLQHNTARSEEGNSGRGSPPPKSKGKFSKMGRIFKPWKWRKKKQSEKFAETSIALERKISVRKSRQELISRGVLKDIPENESNDVNHSKAPPVKNGHPVPMDVDRLSEAGTRVSRGESDIKGNPLKLPLVDERRSRAPSDASRSNRAPLDVDSHARLSVDPDRRSRLPSDVDKRAGSLPRGPPQEDRYRREERRDTRDDREDSRRKNREDVERRDLREDRERDGGVDRREDRDFRERREWKDDRERRDGKTEKENRERRDGDDRDRKDRGERERRDRDEREVRERAERERRDRDDRERRDRGDDRERRDRGDDRDRRLERERREEREREDRERKDVRGDRDDGDRRDDRDRRDDRDRREEKERREDRDKREDWTKRDERERRDEREKRDEKDRREKPEPLRSVADSQPLARPVSEIDLRPPLQKSSSEESKKVRPASESDKRTTLPRYIPAAEFRERSESAGVRFTPDPHPSQDSKQEPPPPKQALLPPKLLTASSNESGRSPTPSSSSSSSSTSSASSSAAVAVAKPPRTVSLIVDEPPRPPHAAPSSADSDTPPPVPPHAKQPPVPPPKPSNRNSNPALLASSLNRGSRVRQPCYWTSWRRQSELGLYLSLPVYMRHRACQTCSAELSQAGSGVIIVPAPEKRSPPTPPKRMTPVTKRHSVDPSPPSQASESPTTDPASAPFQTPPTVQIGENSEDKTNTAALQAFIESLPSPPSHIPPSPPRVQSLQPPNSSSSSGPVPTIQEDPPSTTAEPPSQPPSIPLHILIQRALASPGQAQPNPEGSKRAHSLLFESPPEFLTEAGVPSRLSLPITIEPLRLPEDDDFDMEEEMRKLHPQRPSRQAELEPRCRKGLVVDSRVSVIHEGGGPGDSEEESDSDGPILYRDTDEDDDDEDAPTGGLASRVKRKDTLALKLERQEREERDTQENHDGTSWHNREQWLALRNKIGTTLNRRLSQRPSAEELEQRNILLAKNEADRRLERCEIKRRLTRKLSQRPTVAELQERKILRFHEYVESTHAHDYDRRADKPWTKLTPADKAAIRKELNEFKSSEMEVHEASRIYTRFHRP
- the phactr4a gene encoding phosphatase and actin regulator 4A isoform X6; this translates as MGQSASSETVPQQLALNNTDDEVDLQHNTARSEEGNSGRGSPPPKSKGKFSKMGRIFKPWKWRKKKQSEKFAETSIALERKISVRKSRQELISRGVLKDIPENESNDVNHSKAPPVKNGHPVPMDVDRLSEAGTRVSRGESDIKGNPLKLPLVDERRSRAPSDASRSNRAPLDVDSHARLSVDPDRRSRLPSDVDKRAGSLPRGPPQEDRYRREERRDTRDDREDSRRKNREDVERRDLREDRERDGGVDRREDRDFRERREWKDDRERRDGKTEKENRERRDGDDRDRKDRGERERRDRDEREVRERAERERRDRDDRERRDRGDDRERRDRGDDRDRRLERERREEREREDRERKDVRGDRDDGDRRDDRDRRDDRDRREEKERREDRDKREDWTKRDERERRDEREKRDEKDRREKPEPLRSVADSQPLARPVSEIDLRPPLQKSSSEESKKVRPASESDKRTTLPRYIPAAEFRERSESAGVRFTPDPHPSQDSKQEPPPPKQALLPPKLLTASSNESGRSPTPSSSSSSSSTSSASSSAAVAVAKPPRTVSLIVDEPPRPPHAAPSSADSDTPPPVPPHAKQPPVPPPKPSNRNSNPALLELSQAGSGVIIVPAPEKRSPPTPPKRMTPVTKRHSVDPSPPSQASESPTTDPASAPFQTPPTVQIGENSEDKTNTAALQAFIESLPSPPSHIPPSPPRVQSLQPPNSSSSSGPVPTIQEDPPSTTAEPPSQPPSIPLHILIQRALASPGQAQPNPEGSKRAHSLLFESPPEFLTEAGVPSRLSLPITIEPLRLPEDDDFDMEEEMRKLHPQRPSRQAELEPRCRKGLVVDSRVSVIHEGGGPGDSEEESDSDGPILYRDTDEDDDDEDAPTGGLASRVKRKDTLALKLERQEREERDTQENHDGTSWHNREQWLALRNKIGTTLNRRLSQRPSAEELEQRNILLAKNEADRRLERCEIKRRLTRKLSQRPTVAELQERKILRFHEYVESTHAHDYDRRADKPWTKLTPADKAAIRKELNEFKSSEMEVHEASRIYTRFHRP
- the phactr4a gene encoding phosphatase and actin regulator 4A isoform X5; translation: MGQSASSETVPQQLALNNTDDEVDLQHNTARSEEGNSGRGSPPPKSKGKFSKMGRIFKPWKWRKKKQSEKFAETSIALERKISVRKSRQELISRGVLKDIPENESNDVNHSKAPPVKNGHPVPMDVDRLSEAGTRVSRGESDIKGNPLKLPLVDERRSRAPSDASRSNRAPLDVDSHARLSVDPDRRSRLPSDVDKRAGSLPRGPPQEDRYRREERRDTRDDREDSRRKNREDVERRDLREDRERDGGVDRREDRDFRERREWKDDRERRDGKTEKENRERRDGDDRDRKDRGERERRDRDEREVRERAERERRDRDDRERRDRGDDRERRDRGDDRDRRLERERREEREREDRERKDVRGDRDDGDRRDDRDRRDDRDRREEKERREDRDKREDWTKRDERERRDEREKRDEKDRREKPEPLRSVADSQPLARPVSEIDLRPPLQKSSSEESKKVRPASESDKRTTLPRYIPAAEFRERSESAGVRFTPDPHPSQDSKQEPPPPKQALLPPKLLTASSNESGRSPTPSSSSSSSSTSSASSSAAVAVAKPPRTVSLIVDEPPRPPHAAPSSADSDTPPPVPPHAKQPPVPPPKPSNRNSNPALLAELSQAGSGVIIVPAPEKRSPPTPPKRMTPVTKRHSVDPSPPSQASESPTTDPASAPFQTPPTVQIGENSEDKTNTAALQAFIESLPSPPSHIPPSPPRVQSLQPPNSSSSSGPVPTIQEDPPSTTAEPPSQPPSIPLHILIQRALASPGQAQPNPEGSKRAHSLLFESPPEFLTEAGVPSRLSLPITIEPLRLPEDDDFDMEEEMRKLHPQRPSRQAELEPRCRKGLVVDSRVSVIHEGGGPGDSEEESDSDGPILYRDTDEDDDDEDAPTGGLASRVKRKDTLALKLERQEREERDTQENHDGTSWHNREQWLALRNKIGTTLNRRLSQRPSAEELEQRNILLAKNEADRRLERCEIKRRLTRKLSQRPTVAELQERKILRFHEYVESTHAHDYDRRADKPWTKLTPADKAAIRKELNEFKSSEMEVHEASRIYTRFHRP